In Brevibacterium zhoupengii, the following are encoded in one genomic region:
- a CDS encoding META domain-containing protein, with product MLNLTANRPSATFKRALGVAVLGLVLPLAACGPGSEPSGPTSSAPTETNTPSDSADSSALDPTGKWTSPEAGEPYLEFSEDGHVEGTDGCNAIKTTWEVDGDKVIITPFTSTQKACAGVDTWLSGAVSATIEGNVMKVMDGKGKVIGGLEKEEK from the coding sequence ATGCTCAACCTCACTGCAAACAGACCTTCCGCAACGTTCAAACGTGCCCTGGGAGTCGCCGTCCTTGGTCTCGTCCTGCCCCTTGCCGCGTGCGGGCCAGGTTCCGAACCCAGCGGGCCGACCAGCTCCGCCCCCACAGAAACCAACACTCCGTCAGACTCGGCAGACTCCTCTGCTCTTGATCCGACCGGCAAATGGACTTCCCCTGAAGCCGGAGAGCCCTACCTTGAGTTCTCTGAGGACGGTCATGTCGAGGGAACCGACGGCTGCAATGCGATCAAGACAACGTGGGAGGTCGACGGTGACAAGGTCATCATCACACCGTTCACTTCGACTCAGAAGGCCTGCGCCGGCGTCGACACGTGGTTGTCAGGTGCCGTCTCTGCGACGATCGAAGGCAACGTCATGAAGGTCATGGACGGCAAAGGCAAGGTCATCGGCGGTCTGGAAAAGGAGGAGAAATGA
- a CDS encoding ABC transporter ATP-binding protein has product MSISSDTTDHTDTAGTSGKAGTSAGTTSTATPLAAQHLDLAYDHRQVITDLDVEIAPGKFTVIVGPNACGKSTLLRALARLMTPAKGTVLLDGGNIAKLKTKQIAKRLGLLPQTSIAPDGITVAELVARGRHPHQSFLKQWTDQDEVAVLSALRATNTEELSGRQVDELSGGQRQRVWVAMVLAQETPLMLLDEPTTFLDLAFQIDLLDLFAQLNHEHGHTFVAVLHDLNQACRYADEIIAMKNGAIVAQGPPAKIITSELVRQVFGIDCTIIDDPVTGAPMIVPGKPKKTFAER; this is encoded by the coding sequence ATGAGCATCTCATCCGATACGACTGACCACACTGACACGGCTGGCACGTCCGGCAAAGCAGGCACGTCTGCTGGGACGACGTCGACGGCAACGCCGTTGGCGGCCCAGCATCTCGACCTGGCCTATGACCATCGCCAGGTCATCACCGACCTGGACGTCGAGATCGCTCCTGGCAAGTTCACCGTCATCGTCGGCCCCAACGCCTGCGGCAAGTCGACGCTGTTGCGGGCACTGGCCAGGCTGATGACTCCGGCGAAGGGCACGGTTCTCCTCGACGGCGGCAATATCGCTAAGCTGAAGACGAAGCAGATCGCCAAGCGACTGGGATTGCTCCCACAGACGTCGATCGCCCCAGACGGCATCACCGTGGCCGAGCTCGTGGCTCGCGGGCGCCACCCACACCAGTCGTTCCTCAAACAATGGACAGACCAGGACGAAGTTGCCGTGCTCTCAGCACTGCGGGCAACGAACACCGAAGAGCTCTCGGGTCGCCAGGTCGACGAACTCTCCGGCGGTCAGCGGCAACGGGTCTGGGTGGCGATGGTCCTCGCACAGGAAACGCCGCTGATGCTGCTCGACGAACCCACTACGTTCTTAGACCTTGCCTTCCAGATCGACCTGCTCGATCTATTCGCACAGCTCAATCACGAACACGGCCACACCTTCGTCGCCGTCCTCCACGATCTCAACCAGGCCTGCCGCTACGCCGATGAAATCATCGCGATGAAGAACGGCGCAATAGTCGCCCAGGGCCCACCAGCAAAGATCATCACATCAGAGTTGGTGCGCCAAGTCTTCGGCATCGACTGCACCATCATCGACGACCCCGTCACCGGTGCACCAATGATCGTTCCCGGCAAGCCGAAGAAGACCTTCGCCGAACGCTGA
- a CDS encoding FecCD family ABC transporter permease — MKSSNSPIGDATEFVPGQRVLPGEQVNFGRPMLRAFGFRIDLRVVVTSAIITLLALGCGFVGLLLGEFSLTPGEVFQGLFGQADKRIVNTVVGEWRAPRIIAGIVLGAGLGISGAVFQSLTRNPLGSPDIIGFSTGAYTGGIVTIIVFGSSFVSTAFGAIIGGLLTAIVVYLLTWKGGVQGFRLIIVGIALTAMLNAFNTWLIMRADLDLAMAAATWGAGTLNGMGWSTLLPAAIGTVLLGLGCGLFSRGLGTLELGDDTAKALGVRNEPVRAGLILVAVALVAVVTAAAGPIAFVALAAPQIGRRIAKSQGTSLLSAAAVGALLLVGADLIAQHALGETQLPVGVVTVCIGGIYLIWLLIQEARKAQ, encoded by the coding sequence GTGAAATCGTCGAACTCACCTATCGGAGACGCCACCGAGTTCGTTCCCGGCCAACGGGTCCTGCCGGGGGAGCAGGTTAATTTCGGCCGGCCGATGCTGCGGGCCTTCGGCTTCCGCATCGATCTGCGCGTCGTCGTCACCAGCGCCATCATCACGCTGCTGGCGCTGGGCTGCGGGTTCGTGGGACTGCTCCTCGGAGAGTTCTCACTCACCCCCGGCGAGGTCTTCCAAGGGCTGTTCGGCCAGGCCGACAAACGCATCGTCAACACCGTCGTCGGCGAATGGCGGGCACCACGCATCATCGCCGGAATCGTGCTCGGAGCCGGCCTGGGCATCTCGGGTGCAGTCTTCCAATCACTGACCCGCAACCCCCTGGGCAGCCCCGACATCATCGGCTTCTCCACCGGGGCCTACACCGGTGGAATCGTCACCATCATCGTCTTCGGCTCCAGCTTCGTCTCCACAGCCTTCGGTGCGATCATCGGCGGCCTCCTCACCGCCATCGTGGTCTACCTTCTGACGTGGAAGGGCGGCGTCCAAGGTTTCCGCCTCATCATCGTCGGCATCGCCCTGACCGCAATGCTCAACGCCTTCAACACGTGGCTGATCATGCGCGCCGACCTCGACCTCGCGATGGCGGCAGCTACCTGGGGAGCCGGAACACTCAACGGCATGGGCTGGTCGACTCTGCTGCCAGCCGCCATCGGCACGGTGCTCCTGGGGCTGGGATGCGGTCTCTTCTCCCGGGGGCTGGGCACTCTTGAACTCGGCGACGACACCGCTAAGGCGCTAGGGGTACGCAACGAACCCGTGCGGGCGGGCCTCATTCTCGTGGCCGTGGCGCTTGTCGCCGTGGTCACGGCCGCCGCCGGACCGATCGCCTTCGTCGCCCTTGCCGCCCCACAGATCGGACGCAGGATCGCAAAGTCCCAGGGCACCAGCCTGCTGTCGGCTGCAGCCGTCGGAGCGCTCCTGCTCGTCGGCGCGGACCTCATCGCTCAGCATGCTCTGGGCGAGACCCAACTTCCCGTCGGAGTCGTCACCGTGTGCATCGGCGGCATCTACCTGATCTGGCTCCTCATCCAAGAAGCTCGGAAGGCACAATGA
- a CDS encoding META domain-containing protein encodes MSNSVNGKWVSSKDGSSAFLKFDEDGTLTGSDGGNRISTTWGPEGSGAVIKPFATTQRAVMGMEPWVGRVHRVEADGDVLTVLDHGGNHLGELAKDTGSNEPDEGR; translated from the coding sequence ATGAGCAATTCAGTCAACGGCAAGTGGGTCAGCTCCAAGGACGGGTCCTCAGCGTTCCTCAAGTTTGACGAGGACGGAACGCTGACCGGCAGCGATGGCGGAAACCGAATCTCGACCACCTGGGGACCGGAGGGTTCGGGAGCGGTCATCAAACCCTTCGCCACCACCCAGCGCGCCGTCATGGGCATGGAGCCTTGGGTGGGCCGAGTTCACCGTGTTGAGGCCGACGGTGACGTACTCACCGTCCTCGACCATGGCGGCAACCACCTCGGCGAGTTGGCCAAAGACACCGGTTCGAACGAACCCGACGAAGGACGATAG
- a CDS encoding ABC transporter substrate-binding protein, with the protein MKRINIVVVALTAGAMTLSGCSSASPISSSGDDEAGTGESVSVDTLKGTVEVPANPENVVALNTPAADVSAQLGTTPVAVATSPDELNAWQQGVLDDVADDSLVSDSYEVDVEKVASYEPDVIFAAPWNVTDEAVYEQLSDIAPVVVPKSESTNPDWDVSAQVVGEALGKKDEVEEAIAATKESMKSLGEELEVEGKTYQVISPRSDGIYFGNAAPLELLGLKPGQHQTPEKVNRFTLSAEEFNQLDADYLFIWAMDEDAKSTVEDNPSYDSLPAVKNGTAKFVDADFTTAINGASPASLDWLINDSGIEDVLKK; encoded by the coding sequence ATGAAGAGAATCAACATCGTCGTTGTCGCTCTCACCGCAGGGGCAATGACCCTCAGCGGCTGTTCGAGTGCCTCACCCATCAGTTCCTCCGGAGACGACGAGGCCGGAACGGGTGAGTCGGTGAGCGTCGATACGCTCAAAGGGACGGTCGAAGTTCCGGCGAACCCGGAGAACGTGGTCGCTCTCAATACGCCGGCGGCGGATGTTTCCGCGCAATTGGGCACCACACCAGTGGCCGTCGCCACCAGCCCAGATGAGCTCAACGCATGGCAACAGGGAGTTCTCGACGATGTCGCAGACGACTCATTGGTCAGTGACAGCTATGAGGTCGACGTTGAGAAGGTTGCCTCCTATGAGCCTGACGTCATCTTTGCGGCCCCCTGGAATGTCACGGATGAGGCCGTCTACGAACAACTTTCGGACATAGCCCCAGTCGTGGTGCCGAAGTCGGAGTCGACCAATCCCGACTGGGATGTCAGTGCTCAGGTCGTCGGTGAGGCGTTGGGTAAGAAGGACGAGGTCGAAGAGGCCATCGCCGCGACCAAGGAATCCATGAAGTCGCTGGGGGAGGAACTCGAGGTGGAGGGGAAGACCTATCAGGTCATCTCACCGAGGTCCGATGGCATCTACTTCGGAAACGCGGCACCTCTTGAACTCCTCGGTCTGAAGCCGGGCCAGCACCAGACTCCGGAAAAGGTCAATAGGTTCACACTCTCAGCGGAAGAGTTCAACCAACTCGACGCCGACTACCTCTTCATCTGGGCAATGGATGAGGACGCAAAGTCCACGGTTGAGGACAATCCCAGCTACGACTCCCTGCCCGCGGTGAAGAACGGGACCGCGAAATTCGTCGACGCCGACTTCACGACCGCGATCAACGGAGCGAGTCCTGCCAGCCTTGACTGGCTCATCAACGACAGCGGCATCGAAGACGTGTTGAAGAAGTAA
- a CDS encoding DUF808 domain-containing protein translates to MAGGLFALLDDVAALVKLSAASLDDVAAGASRASIKAAGVVVDDAAVTPKFVEGVDPKRELPIIKRIALGSLVNKILIILPIILLLSQFLPWLLTPLLMVGGTYLCFEGAEKIFEKLGWIKHHEEPKMKSKHGKKDDGDAEKKIVRSAITTDFVLSCEIMVIALNEVADESLLSRAIILVVVALGITVGVYGTVGLIVKMDDIGLHMAKKDEPGTQKFGRFLVKAMPKLLAGLSVIGTFAMLWVGGHIILVGTDELGFHALYDFVHHLEEPVAAIAGVGGFLGWLVNTFFSLILGAIWGGIVAGIAIGFTALLKSGNKDDKDTTGQTNEESPAEKPHAERDAAGAAADASSIADAPSSADHGAGTAEHGAGPKPNYAPNQGKDSSGS, encoded by the coding sequence ATGGCCGGCGGACTGTTTGCGCTCCTCGATGACGTCGCTGCGCTCGTGAAACTCTCTGCGGCGAGCCTCGACGACGTTGCCGCCGGAGCCTCACGAGCGAGCATCAAGGCCGCGGGAGTCGTCGTCGATGATGCTGCGGTCACGCCGAAGTTCGTCGAAGGCGTCGATCCGAAGCGAGAGCTGCCGATCATCAAGCGCATCGCTCTCGGCTCTCTGGTCAACAAGATCCTCATCATCTTGCCCATCATCCTCCTGCTCAGTCAGTTCCTCCCCTGGTTGCTGACTCCGCTCCTCATGGTGGGCGGCACCTACCTGTGTTTCGAAGGCGCAGAGAAGATCTTCGAGAAGCTCGGGTGGATCAAACATCACGAAGAGCCGAAGATGAAATCCAAGCACGGCAAGAAGGACGATGGCGACGCGGAGAAGAAGATCGTCCGCTCCGCCATCACCACGGATTTCGTCCTCAGCTGCGAGATCATGGTCATCGCACTCAATGAGGTAGCCGATGAGTCGCTGCTCTCACGTGCCATCATCCTCGTCGTCGTCGCCTTGGGCATTACAGTCGGCGTCTACGGCACAGTCGGCCTCATCGTGAAGATGGACGACATCGGCCTGCACATGGCAAAGAAAGACGAGCCGGGCACCCAGAAGTTCGGCCGCTTCCTCGTCAAAGCGATGCCCAAACTTCTTGCTGGTCTCTCGGTCATCGGCACGTTTGCCATGCTCTGGGTCGGTGGACACATCATCCTCGTGGGTACCGACGAACTCGGATTCCACGCCCTTTATGACTTCGTCCACCATCTCGAGGAGCCCGTGGCTGCGATCGCCGGAGTCGGCGGCTTCCTCGGCTGGCTGGTCAACACCTTCTTCTCGCTCATCCTCGGCGCCATCTGGGGCGGAATCGTGGCTGGTATCGCCATCGGCTTCACTGCTCTGCTGAAGTCGGGGAACAAGGACGACAAGGACACCACCGGTCAGACGAACGAGGAGTCGCCCGCGGAGAAGCCGCACGCCGAGAGAGATGCTGCCGGAGCCGCTGCGGATGCGTCCTCAATCGCGGACGCCCCTTCTTCTGCAGATCACGGCGCAGGAACTGCAGAACACGGCGCGGGACCTAAGCCGAACTACGCCCCGAATCAGGGCAAGGACTCGTCGGGAAGCTGA